Part of the Numida meleagris isolate 19003 breed g44 Domestic line chromosome 26, NumMel1.0, whole genome shotgun sequence genome is shown below.
CTCCACTTCACTGAGAACATGATCTGGAATATTTTGCAGTTTCACAAAGAGAACGCAGAAAAGATATGGGCTCCTAGGCAAGCATTGGAACTGAAAACCCAAACAAACTGGAAACCCTCTCCAGCCCCCTACCAGTACTTaactcttttttcctccatttataattttaaaatagtgtcAAATACACAATAGGAAAGCTGTAAGAGTACTCTGTTTTAACTCATACGTGCATAACACTACAGAGGAAGGATGTTCTATGAAGAATTTTCCCCTTACGTGTTACGAGAACAGAAAGATAAGCCCTGGTGTGTTTTGTGAAAAGCCAGACTGGGGCTGAGAGGGCGCTGACAGAGCTCGAGGGAGCACATAGTTCTGCCAGTGCCATAAGCCAAGGAACCAAGAGCAGCGCGTACCGATCACAATTTTGCCATCGATTTTCTCCAGGATGAATCGAGCCTGGTTGCTTAGCTTTGCAGACTCAGCTCCCAGCATCCCAATGAGCCACTCTTTTCTCAACCCGTAGTATCGGAGCCTGAGTTCGAAGAACTCCTTAAGAATATCCTGGGGAGACTCGTACTTCTTGAGAAAGCCAACGTGGTCGAAAAGAACCTAGATCAAAGAACACAGGTGTTATGACCATGAAGTTGATTTTCAAAACCACTCTAAGTTAGCTGTAACACTGCTGTGATCGTACAGTTGACTTATTAACCAACCAATTTTAAAACCTCAGTGatgtttcagaaattatttcagcttgcaagcacagcagcagagacaatTTTGGAATTTCAAAGTACTTAAAAACACGGTAGAGCTAATGTTACTTGAACCTTAAAGCTATTTGTTGAATCAATTTGTTGCATCACACATTGTCAGGATCTGGACATTCAGTGGTGTGTCCTTGTCACAAAGGGTTCCAGGGACTGTGTGGTTTCAGATCACTTTGACTCCCTCAGGCAAATCCACACCACGTGGGACCCACTACCAAGTCAGTCTCTTTACCTTTTAGAGGTGAATTTAGAAAGCTGACTTAAAACCAGCAACATCAGAAAAACCCAAGTCAACAGGTTGctgaaaaaaagagtattttcatGAGGAGCAGGAACTGCAGCTGTATGTGTAGACTGAGTTAAACCAGGAACTCTCTTCAGCAAAATCTATTACGTACCATAGAGTTGCATGTTAGATTTGTTTGGAGTTTGAAGACCTTATGCAACCCCACTGCTTCAGCTTCAGCTAGTTTTTCCTCAGTCATCTTCACTACAAACTTCACCGTGGTGTCGGTGTGATATTCTTTATAGTCTGTGATCAGTGGGGGTGTCTTCTCGGTCCCGTTTAGCATCGGCTCCAGAACTTGCTCTTTATAGGTCTGAGAAAAGAATCGAAGTCAGACCCATTGCTCCACAGAGATGAAAAGCTCCAAAAAGCAGGAATCATCACTTTTTACAGGGCAAACTACACGTCCCTAGGGCAAATTCAGCATTTGTTACCTGTGTCCACGTTCTGACAGGCAGCTCAGTGATTTCAATGGTCGTCGAATCAAGGATAGACACTTCACCACTGATCACGTACTGATTAGGTCCAAGCTCATCTATTGTGCCTTTGAAGTTCTTGTAGCTGGGAagctgagcaggaaaaaaaacaacagtggaTGCAagcactcaaaaaaaaagtatcaaatgCTTCAATATACACTGAATAAACTAACAAATGAGACAACTGTTTCTTAAATACGTTATTTACCATTGGCAATGGTTCTTCTCCATCCATCAGACGACGGATGTTATTCACAGTTTCCCTGATATCAAAGTTGGGGATCTTACAGGACCAGCCAGTGCCGATCCCTTCTGCCCCGTTTATCAGCACCATCGGAATTATGGGCATGTACCACTCGGGCTCCACACGCTGATTGTCATCATAGAGGAACCTCAGGACGTTGTCATCCATTGGTGGGAACAGCAGCCGTGCTAGGGGGctagaagagaaaagagaatgtcAGCCCAAATTCCCGTTACACAACAGTGCCTGCAATGTAAAAAGAACCCCCAAAGTCAGAACAAATAAatcaggtttttcttttccatatgaACTAGTCTGAGTGTTTGTGAGGAAACCAGGCTTCCAGAGTAACACTCAAACAAGAGATGCAACTTGAGCAGCCTCATCAGCCCCTGCTTGTTACACTGAACACGTGGAACCCTGAAGTTTGTACTTTATATACACTAGGCACTGCATTGTACCTTAAGATACTAGAACTCAACTCTCTCAATTCAAGTTTATTTCTGATCATTCTACCCAAAAGTCTCCCCACTTCGGTCTTGCCCTCATTTCTGCATTCCATGCTATACCTATCTGTTCTGTAGGGCAGCAACCAAGTTTACACATTTGGATCTAGAATCCAAGCCTCACAAATCGTTGCTGCTCTTTCGTATTCAAACAGTGCAGTTTTAGAGACTTTAAGGGAAAACATTATTCTTCATCTTAAATGCTGTTAAACTGAGTCCTGTAACAATGCTAAAAACATTTAAGACTGTAACTTTATGTAACTTTAATGCCAACCTTAGCATTGTGAAGATGTATCGCGGGCTCGCAGAGTCCTTCCCACCGTGCAGCCTCGTGCCAAACTGACCGATGGGCTGCAGCAGGTTGAGGTTGTTACTGCCCACAAAGTTCTGAGCCAAGTTTATGATCGTCATCATCAGCGAGGCCTGCAAGAAAGAAGgttcactgttaaaaaaaaagcttaattctCCAGTGAAAGGACAACATTAAAAGGCAAAATTTACACTAAGAACAGAACTGATAATCAGCtaataaaagaaattcagctAATAAAAGAGATCCTCCCAGATCTATCACAAATAAAGCAGGTTTTTCTCATTCCGCTTTCTTGAACAAAACACATTCCCGTAAGGTGCAGGTAAGACAGGCAGACTGACCAGTCTCATGAAATTAATATTGAAGAATTAAAAGCAGACCAATTGATACATAGCCACCTTGCTTTGATGTTTACCTTCAAATACCTAATTCTGCACAAGAGGCATCTTAACTGTCAAGTGAGCAAGAagggctttttttctgctttttttttaaagcattttgcacAATGAGAACAGGCTCTTACCTCACCATGATGGTACGAGGACATCTCAGCCACAGAGCCAGCCAGCTGAGCAACCTTCACCTCCCGTTTATCGTTTCTTTTGAAACAGGTGAACAGAACTTTCCTCTGACCTGGCTTCAAACctgcatagaaaaaaaaggaaaacctcaTGTTTTGAATGTGCAATATGTTTCATTTAGCTTCTGCTCTCTAAAGACTAACAATTACTATTAATCAATCAATTAGAGACCTAAAGATTCTGCACTGCAAGAGTTAGCTACTTGCTATAGTACACTACAGAGCAGACAAGACATTTAATCCAAAGATTTAAAAACCTGGAAAGTAGAAAGTGGAGTTTAGAACACAAACCCTGAAAACTCACCAAATTGCTGATTCTGGTAAGACACACCAAATCATCCCCTCGTTACATTTTGGGAAAGCCCTGTGTAAAATCACCGCCTGGAAATAACTTACCATCAACCAGAGATGGGATTGATCTTTCATTATCCGAGTTTGAGAACAGGACCAACTCCTTGTTGATGAAGTCGTTGTATGTCAGGTAATTAGTGTCTTTCCCATACAGGTAGtcctaagaaaaacaaatgcaagagTGCTTTAATTTTAACAAGGTCTAACCTGTTTCTTAGCTCACACTTGGCTGGTTTCACTAAAATGGAAGCTCCTTGTAAGACTAGCTAAACACAGCTCAAGTGATGACATTCTCagcatggaaaaacaaaacaccgCTTCCCATGAAGCAGGCTGAAAAATAACACCTTCATGTAGCTCTGCTCAAGTTATCATTTTGCTACTGAATGAAGTAATTTGaaagacttaaaaatgaaaagaatgattGGCTCATTGACGCTGAAGTTACACTGGTAAGATGCAAAATGGAGACGCTGATCTGCAAAATTCCAAAGCATTATATATCTGCCCTGTAACCCAATGGCTACGTTGCATCCAGCCCTAGCTCGCCAGAATTAAACTGAGAACAGGGAGACAGGAAATCCAGTTCCTCCATAGACCTAAACCTTTTACCTCTGGCAGGCCGTGCAGCTTCCGCTGTCTTCTATCCTCCATGAAATTAGTCAGCCACTCCTTTCGCTCTTCTACCTTCTTCTTACTAAAGGCCTGTACgttgcaaaatgagaaataagtcAGTTCTAGGACGTTCTGTGGTGTGCCCTACTGGAATgctaaagaaaggaaagcacacAGGAAGAGTTTAAGCAGGAGAAGAACATGGTAAGCAGGCTGACTTAGGAGCCTGAGAAGTGCAATAACAGATTCTTGGAGCTGAATATATTAAAAGCACAATTTCCACCAGTCTGTAAGAGACACGGCAGCTGGGTTTAACTTTATGAAATTTtaacagaataacagaaaactAAGTAGATTTCCTtgttaattaatattttggaggaaaaaaagcttagTTATTGGCACTGTCTAATAGGTCAGAATAGATAAGATCCAATGTCTTCTCAGAGTGATGGAGTTCACAAAAGTGAGGACTGTTTTAAATCCACTGGTGAAccattttaagaggaaaaaatctagaggagaaaggagaggtttggctcagagaaaactgcagcagaacatGCAGAATAATGTTGAAAGAATATTTACTATTGTGTCTGAAAATGTCAATTGGTTTGTAGTGATTAGTTTGTTCTGAGCTATATTTAAAAGCCATCATTGAAAGGGTGCTCTTGGCCTGAGGTCTGAGGACAGATTCGCTTCTGCTGGTTAAAGTGAGGCTGTAGCCTTGGTAACAAAGAGACCATCTCAAGCCCAAAGGCCTCCGAGagcattttaagagaaaatatgcagcaaaatACCAAAGGTAGTAAATCAGCAATTAAGTCAAGTGTAAGTTACCAGGGTGATGGCAGCATCATCTTCAGGACCAGAATACTTGAAGCCAATTCGATGCCTAGCCATGTCTGCAAAGTATTCCTTAGCCTCCTTCGAAGTGCTGGTACCCAAACCTGCAGAACCAATCCCAGTTAATcctaatttctttcttaaattaaGTTGCATTTCAAAGGAAGGCATTGCTACATCTAATTTCTGTAACACATcataaaaatatacagcatAAAGATGATTATATTGAAAACTTTAATAGGATGCAAGGTATCACAGAAAGCGTAGGAATTAAAGAGAAGTGAGCAGATGCACTTTTAGATTTTTGTCTAGAACTTCTATAGATGCCTGAAACCAATATCTACAAACTGGAAGAGATTCCTCGTCATCCAGCCATTGTTCTGCAGCTAGCAGCTTGCTTATCAGCATGCAGCAATTCAGAATAGTTTAGGAGGGAAGTGAATTTTGGaggccacctagtccaaacCCCTTCTGCAGAAGCTGGACTCAGTTTAATAACGAACGTTCTTGCTCGTTTGCCTTCACCATATTGGGTTTTCTACAAACCTTTGTAGTACTTGATTTTCCAGGAATTGTAGTTCTGCGTGctgtttttccattcttcaAACTCAGGAATGCTATAGAatgcaatttcttctttgtttttggaGGCCTATAACAAATGAATAATGTTAACTGTGAAATGCGAGGCAGACTTGGACTGACAGATTCCTGTTCGTTCACCTTCCCACCTATCAGCCCTTACCTTTATGATGGGGGTAATAAATTCCTCCAAAAAGTTGTGTTTTAGAAGAGAAGGCCAGTTGTGATGGATGAAGTTAATCAGCAAACCTTTGATATGAGATCCATCTTGATCCTgtgttgtggttttattttggaaaaaaatacatatttaattaGGGCCCCGCTGGCAGTGCCAGTTGTTAGTTTAATAATGAGGATACACACAATTCCAGTTACTTAAAACCATTCACTTTCAGTTCCAAAGAAGTGGCCATGCATTGTTTGAGTACTGGAAGTCAGAGAAAGAGGCACATTTGTGGTGAATGAGTGTATGAAGGACTTTGTGTCAGCAGACTGCAAAGACAGTACAGGACGTAGCCCCTTGGTAATGCCACCCCCCTCTATTTTTTCTATCTGAAAACATGTTATGACCCACTGGAATATAGAATAATAAAGAGAGATGAATGCAGAAATTTAGATACGACAGTGGCAGTGAGAGAGAGGTGGCATTTTTCCTCTATCTTCTGTATCCTAgtgcttcctctgctcccagtttTGAATTTTAGTGAGCCTAACCTGATCTGTCATAATCATGATCTTCCCATAGCGAAGACTCTTCAAAGATTCCTGATCTTCATAATTCTTTTTATACTGCAAACCCACAATCTTGATGATGTTGttgatttcagcattttccattATCTGGAAAAGATCACATGGATTAAAACCTTTCCTGTCAGACTCAAAACAGTAGAAATATCCAGCAGGAATATCTCTAGCTGTGCTCTGCCTTTGCAGCATTTTGTCTGTTTACAGCATTTCATTAATTCTAATCTAGTGTCGAATCCTTAAATGTTTCAAGATAATTTCAAACATTTCCAAGCCCACAACACGAATACTATCCCTCCAGGCAAAGCACTGTGCAGGATCTGCTCAATATTCCTGCTTAATCAGAAAGGCAAGCTGAAGGTGAGACCAGCCCCATACCTTTAGGAATTACAGTACTAAAAGCATTCAGCTGTACCGACTCAGTTAAAAACACACTTCATAAAGCACACCACATCCCCCAGCACAGGCTATTAAGGTCTTCCCACTAACCTGCTTATGAGAAGCTTCCCTGACGTTGAGTATTTTCCCACGGAGGGGAAATACTCCATATTTGTCTCTACCAACCACTCCTAGACCAGAGACAGCCAGCGTTTTGGCTGAGTCTCCCTCGGTCAGGATGAGCGTACAATCTGTAGAATTCTTGctgcctgaaaaagaaaacaacaacaaaaaaacaggtcTTCAAATTAAGAAGTGATGTCAAGGCCAGCACACCACAAGCTGCATGAGACTACACGTCAAACATACAGGTTTTATTGCATTGCACACACTGCAATGCACAATGAGTGCAAGCTATAATTTCCTTTAGAAGACAGTTGTTTCATTTGTCTAATGAACAAATGTTATCTGCTTCTGAACAAACTGGCTACAAAGGATGTGAAATGCTTACCAGCATCATTGGCATCATCCAGTTTAGGAACGCCCTTAATCTTGGTGTGTTTCACAGCTGAACATTTCTTATTCAGCTGGGTCTGAGCTTTAAATTTTACCCAGTTTAGGATACTTTCAACAATGCCACAGCCAACTGCCTGCAATGcccaaacaaaatgaaagaaaagaatcaacCGTGGGGAAAGCTTCAACCATGAGAACATTTAAGTTATATAGTTTTCCTTTAATTCATGACTTTGCAAGTGATGTATTTGCCACGCTAAGCATTACGTGCAGCTTTACAGACATATCATCCACATATACCAATACTTACACCCTTGAtaaatttttcactcagtttACACGTTGACCCAAAGCTCTTTGCCTGCAGAGTCATGTTCTCTTTAGTCTGAGAGTCAAAGGTTGGGTTCTCGATCAAGGAATTCACAAAAATCCACATGTGGTTCTTCACCTGCAGGTAAATAAGACGAGCATTACAAATTGCACAGGCTCCACCCCCTGTTGCAGCAGGGTCTTCTGAGATCCACCTGTCAGAATCACGCAGCgaggaaaacaaattccatTATCACTGTATGCTTTTTGAATTTTCCTAGATGTCTTCTGGCGGAATTTAGGACAGCTAATGAACATCCACCCACAGTTCTATGATTTGGGACGTCAAGAAATCAGCAGCCCTTGTACTAAATAAAATCCAACAGCTACCGAGTTGTAGTGCATCCTTACTGACTTAGAGCACTCTGATTGCTTCCACTAAACAAAGAGAATACGGTTTGTTGCCTTAAACTGGAATATATGAGGCTTCTTTAATTGGTAGTTTTCTATATATCAGAATTATAATGAAAAGATCATTAATTAGTGTAAAAAATGGATTAACCTGTAGCTAGAATTCGCAAAAACacttgagttttgttttctggaggGGAAATTCTGGCATCGTACCTGAAACGGCTTCACTCCAACTccatttttgttcttccttttcacaACATCAATGAGTTTAGTCACAATCTGGTCAGCTACGTAATCAACGTGCCTGCCACCCTAGGGGAAAACGGGAGCAAGGAACTCAAGATGATTCCAATGAAACAGAACATGAACATTTTTCTGAGAGTGCCAGTGACAAAGCACATGACGTTAACATGACTAAAGGAGCGAAAGAATTACCTTCGTGGTGGCAATGCTGTTGACAAAGCTAACTTGCTGGAAGCCTTTTTCACTTAAAGTCAAGCACACTTCCCACCTGGAATTCACTTCCTCATGGATAACCTTAAGTGCATTTCCAGTTTCATCCACTTTATCCTTCAGATAGAGGTCCACGTAACTGCGGAATCCTTTCACCTACAAATGAAAGCAGACAACTCGTTCGTAACAGCTCCTATAAATACTTAATTCACATCCTCCCGAAAAGCCAGTAGGAAAAACTGCTCGGCAAGCTTTCACTTTAGTATGTGTAATGGCATAAATTGCTTCAACAGAATCTCACTGGTTAAATGTCACGAGAAATACAGATGTTCCTGTCCCATTTAACTGCTCACTTACAGGCAGCCTCTTCCCGTTTAGGAAAACTTTGACGTCCTTTGTGGATCCAGCAATATCATACGCTCTTCGAGACATTAGTGCTACAATGTCCTTATCAAGAATCGTCATTTTGAATTTTGACAGATCAGGCTGGAAAGTGACGCACGTGTAATCTTCTCCATCAAAATACTTGAGCTTCATTTCACCGGCCTTCCCCATGTTGTCTGTCCAGGTCTGAGGAGATGAGTTTTTGTGAGTAGCGAGTTTAACAAACACAAGAAACTCGCGTAATTTCTAAAAGCAGCAAGCTGATTTAGGAGCTTTAAATACTCTAAGGAAAAAACACTGGCTAAAGATTAGATTCTGATTACATCTACTCATCTCATTATTTGTTTGAAGTATAATTGTTGGTATAGTAGCTGTGGACCAAGTTTATTCTAGTCATGCAAATGACACCTAGATTTATACAGGAAAAACTCGAGTCTTCTTTGCAAACCTCAGGTACAACCTTACTGCAGTGAGAAGTGTCCATACCTGCTTGAATAATTTTTTGTATTCACGACACGCAGTCTCCACGGTAAATTTTGTGCTGAAGATGTTGCACAGTTTGGCTCCGTAACCATTTCGCCCACCTGGAGTTAGGAGGAAAACACGCTCGTGTTGTGACCTTTGTTCAAAACCACCAAGGAGAACTCCAGACTAACAAGAGCTCATTCACTTCAGCACCAAGTACAACTAACAATAAACACTATCCTGCAAACCATATTTAATTAACACTAGTGATCCAAGGGAATTGTTCTTGCTCTGCTTGTTTGTATCGTTATTACTATGAAATACAGCGTGAGGACTTCTCTCTGACAGACATGCACCAAAATCTGCTCcctttgtgttattttcttaagGAGAACACCAGGTGATCAGTTGTCTTTACTGAGAATAAGTAGCTTTGATGAAAGCTGGCCGCTCCTGCTCACTCACACTAAGTACTTCAGCTCACAGATTACACTGCCCAGGTATACTTGCATGCACTGTAGAGTGTTCCCTACCTGTGACTTTCTTTTCATCATCATCATAGTTGCTGGATGTCAGCAGCTGTCCGAAGATGAGCGCTGGCACGTAGACCTTTTCCACTTTGTGTTCAACAACTGGAATGCCTTTCCCATTGTTCCACACGCTGATCGTGTTATTCTCTCTGGAGGAGGGGAAAAGCGTGTTTGTAAGGCTGCAGAAGACTGAgctatgaaataaataaacacacaagACCTCTAGGGAAAGGCCACCATTTCATCAGGAACAGATTTCTGCTCAGTAAGTGcgggagcagccagcagagggagGGCAAGTCTACAAAAAGCCCTCCAGTTCCAGACCTGCACATAGCAGCTGTAAAATGGACCACCGCACAGAAAGCGCGTTCAGTAGCAGAACAAAGCCGTGAAAAGTCACAATAGCAACAACCAGGCATGTTGTTACTATTTCACAAGGCAGTGCTCTGCAACAGAGCAAGAAAGCACACAAAGAACAAGGCCTTTACAGCCCATGAACTACATTTGGTTTAACATGAATAGgcctcagcacagagctctgcagcacctaCGTCAGCGTAACAGGGCAGCGAGTGAGGGAACCGAGCACTTGAGTTGGGAAGGCACTGGACAAAACCAACACTCACGGATCAATCGTAACCTTGATGCAGGACATGCTTTTATCCCTCTGCTTGTTGTCTGCAGCATTGACTGGAAGGGAAAGATGATTTTTATCAGGGTGCATTCCAAAGCAAGATGAAAGACAAAAACCATAACAAAAGGTATAAATCACATGGGGCAGAACAAAAGCGAAAATCCAGCGCAGTGCTACTAGTTATCTTCTTCGTGTTTTGCAAGTTACAAAGAAGAACTGCGTAAGTTAACATAAAGAGAACCGAGGGTTACGCGGGCTCCGTAATCCGGAGCGGCTGCATCCTACCGAGGGCTCCCTGCTCCGCAGCGCCCGGCGGGGCAGCACTCACCCAGGATCTCGTCGAAGATCTTGTACAGGCCGGGCACGAAGGTCACGTCCCTGCAGTTGAGGCCCACGTCGTCGTCAAACACCCACATTTGCTGAAAAGAAGAAGGAGCCGCATACACCGGGCGCTGCCGTGAGCCCCCGGCCCGGGCCCGCACCCACCTGCGTGACGGTCTCCACGGAGCCGATGTAGGTGTCGGGCCGCAGCAGGATGTGCTCCAGCTGCGTCTTCTTCTGGTAGATGCGCTCCACCGAGAGCCGCTTCTGGGCGCCATCGGCCCTGGGCAGCCGGGGGTTCTCGTCCAGGGGCTGCGCGGGAGAGAGCGGCGCTGAGCGGGGCCCGGGGCGGGGAGAGCCCCGGGGACCGCGGGATGCGAGGGAGGGGAGACGAGGACGCGCGGAACCTCgcgggggaggggggagaaCGGGGGCGGCGGCCCCGCACGCACTCGGAGCGGCGCCGGGGAATCCAGGAGCTCCATGGCGGCGGGGCGCTGAGCGGAGCGATGGCGGCCGGTAACGGCGCCGCGCGTTTCAAACCTCCGCCGGGCCCGCCGAAACGCTCCGCCAATCCCCGCGCGCCGCCCCCTGAGGGCGGCCAATCGCTGAATGGCGGCGGGGACACAAacccctccccttcctcctcctcgccAGTCGCGAGGCGCTCCGCTCTTTCAAAATCAGCCAATCATGAGGGGGCTTCTGCTTGATGGGCAGGGCAGCCCACCAGTAGAAGAGCGAGGAGGGAGGGCGCTGTGCGGCCGGATCTCTGCGCATGCTCAGTCGTTGTTATTTGAGGGATAGAGCGTGGTGCGATGTGCGGTGGCGCAGTGCGGACGAGTGGGGCACGTGGGGAGCGAGCGGGGCGCGCTGGGCGAGTCCTGGGGACCCACTGCGCAGGGCTGGGGGACGTTAGGCATGCTGGGCCACACTGGGCAGCCCCTAGGGGGGCACTGGGACTTGCTGCCTGGcctctgctgccccagcacacagcGCTGTCCCAAAGAGGCGCTGAGCCGCTCTGCCCCCGCAGCCACTGCCACGGGGGGAGCGCTCGGAGgtcagcccggccctgcccgcgCTGCCTTGCCTGCCCGCGGCCCTGGGGCTCCGGGGACGCTGCCTTTGCCGCGTGCATCGCGCTGCCGACGCCAGGAGAAGCCCGCGGTGCTGCTGCTTCGGCCACTGTCGGAGTGGAACTGCGCGCTGTGACCTCACGGTCTCCACGGTGCTTCCCCCCACAGCAATgccacccccccaccccatctCCCCCTGGAACCGTGGATGCggccccagccccatggcaacgtccccagccccacactgtCCGCGTATCCCGGCTCCTGGGGTGCCCGTGGTTCGTCCACCGTGCCCCTCCCTACAGCGGGTGGCATCCAAACCGGGGTTCCTCAGCGAAACAGGGAAGCTGAAAATTGCCAAGACACCAACGTTTTCacatcttttctcattttttttctgggggaaaTGTCAACATCGGCGTCGCTCGAGGCGCAGGGGGGGGTGGCTGCGCGCGGGGCTGGGACGACGTCCTCTCGGTGTTCCCGGTGTGGCCCCAGCGCTGCAGTCCTCCCGGGGCCGTCACCACATGTGGCGGTAGGGGAAGGCGACCTCCACGCAGAGCACCACCAGCGCCTCGGAGCAGTTGTGCCGCTGCCCGGCCAGCAGCCCGCCCTCACCCAGCGGGGCCGCCAAGCCCTCCCCGGGCCCGGAGCTCCGCCAGCCCTGGCAGTCCCGGCGGCGGGCATGGCCCCCCCGCAGCGTGGATCCGTGCCATGCCAGCCTGCGGGGCCTGCGAATGGCAACGGGATGACGGGGAAACCCGGGGAGCCCTCCCCGTCCTCCCATTCTTTGCACCTTCGTGTGAAGCCGTGGATGCGTGAGGCCAGGACTCACCAGAGGGCATCCGTCAGCACATTGCGCCCGTTGAAGGTGTAGATGGGGCTCCATGGGCTGgctccagcctggccctgcaggAGGGAGCTCCAGGAGCGAGCCAGCAGCTGGCCCTGGGGACACGGGGGTGGCACTgagctggggacagggggacaagTGCCCCCCAAAGCCCCTTGTCCCCACTGCAATGGCTCTGGGTTTGTATCAGCGGAAGAAAAACACCCGGAGAGCCCGTGCTTCCTGGGGGGGCACTCTGACCCCTTGGGGACAGGGCCACCTGCCTTCAGGTTGACGATGGGGAGGGTCCTGTCTGTCCTCTTGATGATGGAGGCCAGGTCCTGGCTCGGGGCCGACAGGAACGCCCGGAAGGTGCCATAGAGCCGGGCCTCCTGCGACTGCCGGTAGCACTGCAGGTCAGCGCCGCGGATGCCGCTCATGTCCCCGGAGAGGGGCACGTTCAGGGCCACCAGACGGAGCTAGGGGGACAGCAGGTGGCAGTGCATGGGGAGCTGGGGGCTCCCGGGGTATGTGCCGTCATCCCACACCCCCTGGGGCACTACAGCCCCTGGGGTCCCGGGCACTGAGGTCTCTTATGTTATGCAGACCCATGGAGACGTGGGGGGGGTCCCGGGCACtgtggggttggaaggggccgGGGAATGGGGCAACGCTTACAGAGGGCATCCTGGGGGCAGTGGTGGTCggcagggtgctgggcagccctgtTCCATCCTCCTTCGGGACCTGCAATAGCGGGGATGCCTGGGCACAGCGGTCTCAGTGCCCTGGGTGCAGCCCCCTCCTCATCCCACTGCCACCCGGGGTCTCCTGGTGCCacctctgtccctctgctcaCCAATGAGTCTGCCTGGGCCCCTGAGGGTGGCTCTGCGTTGGAACCTTGTGTCTGCGCCTGCTTCGCCTCCTGCGTGGAGAGGGGAGGGCAGCCCCGGGGGTGCATCCCCCCACAGGGGTCTGTCCCTTTCCCTCACCTGGTACTGCGGCGTGGAGGCGGAGGGGTCATCACCCGCAAAGAGCAACTCCGAgtcctccagctgcagagggGTGGTTAG
Proteins encoded:
- the TOP2A gene encoding DNA topoisomerase 2-alpha isoform X1, with the translated sequence MHAAKAASPEPQGRGQPLDENPRLPRADGAQKRLSVERIYQKKTQLEHILLRPDTYIGSVETVTQQMWVFDDDVGLNCRDVTFVPGLYKIFDEILVNAADNKQRDKSMSCIKVTIDPENNTISVWNNGKGIPVVEHKVEKVYVPALIFGQLLTSSNYDDDEKKVTGGRNGYGAKLCNIFSTKFTVETACREYKKLFKQTWTDNMGKAGEMKLKYFDGEDYTCVTFQPDLSKFKMTILDKDIVALMSRRAYDIAGSTKDVKVFLNGKRLPVKGFRSYVDLYLKDKVDETGNALKVIHEEVNSRWEVCLTLSEKGFQQVSFVNSIATTKGGRHVDYVADQIVTKLIDVVKRKNKNGVGVKPFQVKNHMWIFVNSLIENPTFDSQTKENMTLQAKSFGSTCKLSEKFIKGAVGCGIVESILNWVKFKAQTQLNKKCSAVKHTKIKGVPKLDDANDAGSKNSTDCTLILTEGDSAKTLAVSGLGVVGRDKYGVFPLRGKILNVREASHKQIMENAEINNIIKIVGLQYKKNYEDQESLKSLRYGKIMIMTDQDQDGSHIKGLLINFIHHNWPSLLKHNFLEEFITPIIKASKNKEEIAFYSIPEFEEWKNSTQNYNSWKIKYYKGLGTSTSKEAKEYFADMARHRIGFKYSGPEDDAAITLAFSKKKVEERKEWLTNFMEDRRQRKLHGLPEDYLYGKDTNYLTYNDFINKELVLFSNSDNERSIPSLVDGLKPGQRKVLFTCFKRNDKREVKVAQLAGSVAEMSSYHHGEASLMMTIINLAQNFVGSNNLNLLQPIGQFGTRLHGGKDSASPRYIFTMLSPLARLLFPPMDDNVLRFLYDDNQRVEPEWYMPIIPMVLINGAEGIGTGWSCKIPNFDIRETVNNIRRLMDGEEPLPMLPSYKNFKGTIDELGPNQYVISGEVSILDSTTIEITELPVRTWTQTYKEQVLEPMLNGTEKTPPLITDYKEYHTDTTVKFVVKMTEEKLAEAEAVGLHKVFKLQTNLTCNSMVLFDHVGFLKKYESPQDILKEFFELRLRYYGLRKEWLIGMLGAESAKLSNQARFILEKIDGKIVIENKPKKELIQVLIQRGYESDPVKAWKELQNKEEEEEEGDESDKESAAATGPDFNYLLNMPLWYLTKEKKDELCKQRDNKEKELENLKCKSPSDLWKEDLAAFVEELDAVEAKQMQDEMAGITGKPLKAKGGKQGGKQKVTKTQLTEVMPSPHGIRVVPRITAEMKAEAEKRTKKKIKSEKNESDEKQEGNSSGDKESSSLKQRLAQKRKAEQGSKRQTTLPFKPVKKMKRNPWSDSGSDSESDDFEVPSKRERVVRQAAAKIKPMISSDSDADLISSDEESEYQGNSEGNTDSDTDSRKKPAPKPKAAPKETTEKKAKAPKEKPLQDAVPVQAQDVANENVSQAPAAPSVSVPRGKAVPKKPPAAKKGSAAKDHQPSIMDILTKKKAAPKPSKAAVKEESPPAEAAAAAAKKPGAPRGRKAPKRLSSSSDSDSDFGSKPSKSVAAKKSKREDDDSYSIDLGADSPAAAAPRTRPGRLKKPVQYLESSDEDEMF